The following DNA comes from Rosa rugosa chromosome 5, drRosRugo1.1, whole genome shotgun sequence.
AGCCTCCATCCTCTTGAAGATCATCTTGCGTCCTTAAAGTTCTTcaaaagtgtaactatgaccttctctattttgtttttggtttcttatATATGCTTGTAACGCAACAAACCCTAgcgttctaggtttttgttttctttggttaTTTCGAAACCTTGTGAGAATAAAGTTTATGCATTGATGTTTAGTTCTTGAAACCATGAAGCATGATAAACATTTTAGGATTTTCATAATGTAATTTGCGACTTCACCATGTGATGatgattgtttgttgattttgtgcttcaaccCCACCTttttatgtgtttatcttatttggttCGAAACATATAGGATTTGCATATAATTGTTTCTATATTAAGATGCTAGCGTTTTAGGTCTTAATTACTAAGTAGAAACTTATGaacttaggtaaatcaacaatgagaTTTGCATGCTTGTATGGCGTTCCAACTTGTGTGTtcttcttaaatcaatcaaactttttCAAAGCTTCTTGTGTTATCTATATTTTGTTATGTGTGTAGCGTTCAATCACTAGCaagcatgtttaataggatgaACTATGTAATGGCAGAGCAACACCAGATCATACCAGCTCAAGAATACAACACAAGTCACTTACACATTCATCATATGAGTTGGAGGAGAAAGATGAATCAGATGGTGATTCAGCCCTAACAAGAGCAGAACAAGTCCAAACTCAGAAGAGGATAAAACCTGAAATTGAAGACAGAACTTGTCCAAACAGAGCCAAGGCATTTCAGCCTTAACATGGCCACAACTCACAACAATGGCATGACtgaccaaaccctaaaacctctGCTCACTATACCAGCTTTAATTGTACAAATTAACCAATAGCGCAAGTTTTGTCTTTCTCTCTAGGATTCCCTGTATAATCTGGACCACTACCTCTTGTATAAATAACCCACTGTTGTAATGAAGAAAGCAAGCAATGATCAatacaaatttcaaatttcttttctctctgttcaTCCTTGCAATACATTGCTTCAATTTAtcactatggtgcgttcatctagttaatagCAAGCATGTTTACTACAAAGTGATAAAAACTTTGTATGCgcgttcatctctgttcttgattgatttctcttttcattatattttgattcatgatttatGCTTTGATATCTTATTCTCGTGTTAATGGTTGCTAACTTCATCTCTACTATCTCATTCTCTTAAGTTATCATATCAGATACTTTGGACCGCAAACAGTGCGTATAGTACTCAGTGTAATTTGAGAACTCAGTGTATAGTACGCAGAAATTGTATTTCTGGTCTTACTGTTTATGCTTTGTTAGAATTGTAGTTTACGTATTTGAGATGATCTGGCTAATATATTTTGAAACCCCCTTCCTGTTCTTGGAACTTGTAAGAGGGTGTGTATGCCATTTAGGTTTGCTAATAATGACAACATATATCAGTAGTCTGGCTTGTGTCACATTGTTTATATAAAAAAACAATTTGGGTGGCTGTGCTGCCCCATGACTGAGATTGTAGAGCATTTGGTAAAATTGGTCCATGTCACCTCTAGCCCGCCCTGTTACACTCACAGAGCCAAGCTTGGCAACAGAGTCAACAATAAAGATATTGTTGATACGGATCTTGCCATGTCCGGCACATCCCGAGTACCTAAGATACATAATTCCACAGAGAATACTCCTGCATCCCAACCAACAAAATTGTCAAATGAATTATCATCCTCATGTCTGGAGATACTTGATAGAGGTATCCATATATTTCTTCCATGCTCAGATTTTTGCCCAAGTATGTCTTATAGGGATGAAAAAACACTTTTGCAATGCCAATTAGAGCAAGTGCAGCGGTGGAGTTAACTGGGCAAAAAATGTCATTTTGATGATGTGTTGACCGGGTATATTGAAAAAGCTCCTTCCACCGGGCCTTGCTTGACCAGCCAagctttgccttttcttgacccAGGCCAAAAAAATGGGCAAGCCTCTGACTATTTTCTTGCCCAAGGTCATGGAGCTGCCAGCTCGCCAAAGAGGAGAACGTGAGTGATGTCAGGTGCGGACGCAAGGAGACAGACGCGGGAGTGGAGGCCACGGACCAATCGAGAAGCGCCATGTGGCCCAGCACCTTCTACATATCCGTATTTTGTCTTGTAGCGACATTGCTTTTGCGGCAGGGGACAGGTGGCATCGACCCGTtggcttttcagaaaatttgaaaCCAACGGTCCTTTAATCTGGGCCGTTGGTTTCAATTAAGGTGAACAATCCGACGGTGgatgaattaatattgataggAATTAATTGTAACGGTAATGTTCGGTAGAGTTTTGACCAGTCTTGATCggtcaagaaaaacaacgggtgtaaacccatgtccagtggcagtgaacagtatcttgactggtcgaattcttgacttctcgaccttgacatttcttgactacgggtgaactttcTCTTAGACTATCATAAGTATCGCCATATTTGGTTTTGTCCGTAAGTCCCTTAAATTTTTTTGCCTTTCAAACTATCTTCAAAAGACCATAATTTTAATTTAGCATGCTTTTAATCTCATCATCATAAATAATAACATGTGGGCTTTAGTATCCTGGATATGGTTGGCCACTAGTAAGATATTGAGAATGAAATATTTCGTCTCATTTTTTAGTACAAGAGAGGCTGGAAGTGTAAATCCTTAAAGTCTTTGGAAGTCTTGCAATCAACAAGAGCCTTATAAAACTTAGCTACCTCCAAACAATTCGTCACATCCCTAGCAGTAAAGAAAATCTTTGCAACTCCAAGCAAAATGCTTGAGCTTGTCGCTTgattgcatcacaacaattttAACCGCACCATTGGATATGTAACATTTTCAATATCGAATttaccattttctttattttatgtaCCAAGGTTGATAACAATATCTAGCATAATTTTTTGAATCTGAAAATGAGGTATGTTGATTGCAATTCATTTTGGATTTATATTATTGAGGGCCTCTATCACTGGAGTCTTTGAAGTCTCTGTGACCGACTGAGAAAATTtacctaatttttcttttcctttatttCTTCTGCAGCTGGATCTAGTTGTAGATTCCTGATCCAACTTTAAAGAGGACATATCTGATAGTTTGTTGATTTCTTCAGTAAGAAGAAAGTTCCAACCTATTTCTTTATCCTTATAATCCGGATACTTCTCATAATCATAACCTTGACGACGAAACGATACATTTCAAAGAGACATTCGGAAAATAGATCATAGAGTTTATGTGTGGCACATTGTCTTTGAGCATCCTATCTCCGTTCTTTTTTAGCTATTTAGATATATGACCAATACAACATAGTTATTTAGATTTTTCATATGTCTATTTGTAGGAGAATCCCTAATATGTTGAAACCCCAGTTTggaatagatttttttttttttttgataaaccTATCTATAAAGAATATAATCGTCAGATTATAAATACAAACAAGAGCTTTCAACAAAAATGCAATCCGATTGTTAAATCTACAACAATTCCAAAGATAACATGGTAGAAATGTCGTTCCACTTCTTCCTCTTTTCTAACTCTATCAACAACTAATGGGGAAAAAGTATTAAACATAGGACTCCAACAATCACTCAACAAACACCATAAATAAGGAAGAACACACTCATAAAATAGGGCAAATAAACTAAATTGTAGGCAAAAAACAAGTACGGTGGCTTTACCATATCATCAGTCATTTATTGGAAATCAAGTTAAAGGTTTGTGTCCACCAAAAATAAGGGAGCGTGCTCCTTCATATGCTTCTTCCATTTTATCATGCAGCAACTTCCACTCTTGTAGCGTCACGAAAGCAGCCCATGATTGCGTTCTTCTAGCATCACAAATGAACAAGATTTATCCTCCGGcgacaacatagtaggaaagttgTGTTTAtagtaattatgctatgttgtaatcgagttacatATCATGGAACATCTTTGTCGGAGCAAGTATATATGGTGGGATATGCCTCCTCCATTTCTCTTGTCGTTCTATGAGAGTGATGTTCTGGGTCTTCCACAGTTTAGGTTTCGTTGACttgtttgttttgcttgtttattCTTGAGGTTTTGGTTAGGTCCCCCTCCATTGTTATTCTCATTTTTTTGGCTTAATAAATTGGAGAGTTTGAGAGGTTGCTTCTCTGCTATCACTCAttgcatcaaaaaaaaaaaaaaacgagttaCATATCAAGTTATTTTTCCATCATGTCACCACTATGTCAAACCAAATAAAGTTGCCGGTAGAGTGctatttgctagttggtgccttgTTGAATACATTTATGTGGTAGAGACTCAGGGATTTAGGCtaaatgtccccccccccctttaTATTCAATacactatgtcaaaaaatgcttcataccatacccctcagacgacagaagacgttttttctgtggtctgatttttttgaacgtcttcagacaacagatttaactatttatgtcgtctaaatggtatcaaaatcaacaccaattcaactttttcaagtttgttttaatttagagaattcagacaacagattctgttgtctgagtaaagggaaaagtttatcgggacaaattttttttttggttgaacgtACTAAAACTTAATGTGaactatttgcaaaaaaaaaaaaaaaaaaaaaaaaacagcagatGCCTAGCCTATACCCGAGTTTTCTCAACACTTGGTCAAAAAAACATAAAGTTTCTTTCTCAACCCTAACCACACGACAGCCGACCTCCTCTTCATCACCCTCATCCTCCGCCTCCGCTCCCATCCTCCTTCTCCGGCTCTGACGCCGGAGCTCCGCGGAACTCCACACTCCCGATccagcttctctctctccttggaACTTCCAACCCGTCTCGGCGTGAGGCATCTCTGCCTCTCCGGTCTTTCAAGCCCCACCCAACCCGTCAATTTGAACTAAGGTAATGGTATTCTTCTCAGTTCTCACACTGACTccgtccctctctctctctctctcgtctgcCATCTCTTCCTCGTCGAAACCAAATTGGAGCTCAGATTCTTTAGCTCTGAGCAAAATAAATCCGCTCCCCACGGATGGGtaattctctctctttcttgatctGTCGATTGCTTTTTCATTATTGCTCCCTCCCAAACAGAAAATCTGGAAAATTTATTGGAGAAAGAATGACAGTGTCTCTTTCCTCTCTCGTTGATTTTAACAACGTCGATCTCTCTCTGTTAGGTTCCAGTGTCTCTTTCCTCTCCGAAACTATATACCTGATGTGTAAGGGTTGCAGGGGCGGATCCAGCCACGGGCTGGGTAGGGCTCAAGCCCCACCGGGCTTTTTgggctcaaaaaaaaaattaggtataTATGTTGGGTTTTATTTTTTCGGGACTACGGACTGCCGAACTCCAGCGCTGTTCCTtcacttcttctcctcctcccagTCTCCGAGCTCCAGCCTCcaggtatctctctctccctctccgtcttcttctcctcctcttgtTCTCTTCTTCATCGCCTTTATATTCAGATATACCCTTTTTTTGAAGTTACTGATTTCTGAATTCTGATCTtcacttcttcagttcttccgtTTTTCGGCGGCTCGCGGCTCAGCCCTTGATCAATGTTCAAAATTGCTGGGTTATTCACTCCAGTTACTCCACCGAAAGAGGTATTCTAGTAAAACTCAATTCATCTCCAAATTGATAAaacccaaattgaaattgttaattcaATTGTTAATTCTGATAAATCCCAATTATTGGTGGGTTGGGTTTGCTGAATTTGTGCGTGTATGGAACTAAAATTTATTGGTCCCCAAATTGGGTGTAAAACTTTAGAACTGGTTTGGTGAAGCTATGTGTCTGGGGTTAAATTATTTATCTTTATGTACAGATTTGAAGAAGGGGCAGAGCAGTTCCGAATAGATGTTGCCCATAATCCAAATGATACAGAGGAGTCCAATTGGTGCTTTCTCTGTGAAGCTCAATTATATGGAATTAAGGAAGCAAGGGAACGGTTTCTTGAGATAAGTTATTGATACCAAGATAAGGGCTTTGTAGCTTTAAGCTTCAAACATGTCTTTTAGATGTCTATAGGGTCCTAACTCCTAACCGAGTATCTTTAAGAGGGGATTGTTGTTAAgagatgttaagaatgcatttgTCTTTCATGTTTTTGTGTTGAACCATGAACTGCCGAATTTGCAGCTTTTGTGTGTGTAATTCAATATTTCAGGCTAGTGTCAACATTTGTGgctgaattttttttccttcctctgTTAGGAAGTTCAAGCCCCACCGAGCTTGtaatcctggatccgcccctgAAGGGTTGTCTGGCATTTCCTGATATTGTCAATAATTGTGTAGGTTTTCAAGAAATGCAGATCTTGTCGCTCAGGGGTTTGGAAGAACATGGGTAAAGTTGGGAACTACATGAAAGAAAGTGTTTCTGATATTTTGTACCCCTACAGAGGGCGACCAAAGTAAGATGTCTTCCCGAAATATCAAATGAGAAATTTGATTAGCTTGCAAAAATATGATTAGCTTGCCAACTTGGCTTAATGCCATGTCTGTAAGAACTTCATTGCTACTTATGATCTGTTGTTTAACGATTAATTCTACGTGTTGTTATGAGTGAATAAACTCCAGCTTGCTATACACTTCTAGTGAATAAACTATGACGTATATGTGTTGGGGCTTTCCTTTCAGAAGTTGCTTTTAGTTTAAGTTTAGATACTTGATAGAAGATAGCAGCTTACAATAGTGACTAGATGCATCAAATTACAGGGTACATAAATTGGCTTTCTATTGTATTATTGACACTATGGCTAAGTTAAGCTATTCTTGGCAGATTCCTCTGGGTTTAGTTCAAGGAAGGGTGAGCCTCATTGTGTAGCCCCCTTAGAGAATTGGTATTGTTGAGAGAAGAATGCTGCAGGACACAATTTTGCATATCACAATTCTTGGCAAACTGATTTGTGTAATAGCTACAAGATTTGGGTATATAATTTTGCATAAATTCTAGATATCACAATTCTGACAAACTTGAATGGTTTTTGTTGGAAGTGCATGTCCAGCTTGTGTCAATTCCTGACATGTTGCTATATGTGCAGATATCTCCTAGGTCAAGAAGCTATGCAACTGGTATTTCAAATGGTAATTTTCTGTTGGAGATGTTCATGAATTGATTACTTACTGTAAATTTTTGGCTTGGCATTTGAAAGTTAAGTTAGCATAGTTTACTTTGTGATCAGTGGCTGAACTTAATAGCTGGAACATGTACTCAAGCTTAAATAAGAGCCATAGAGCACTTCCTTGGACTTCTAGAAATGATATGACGCTGCGTTCTGCAATGGTAAATTTATAGAGTTTATAACTTGAACAATTTGTTTGAAAATGCTAGTTTTTGATTATGTGTCTGTAACAAATGTGTTGGTGAGTCtgaaatgatttatgaaaagatgAATGTTACAATTCATTAATTGATCATTTCTTTTGTTATGTGTTTATCTTGTATTCAGGTTGTCGAGTTGCCAATCTTCTTGAATGATAAAAGGTTGCTATCCACACAAGTAAAAGCACCTGCCCAAGCAAGGCAAATGGTATGTTTATTGATTTGCTCAATTTATACCTCAAATCCTCAGATTTAGTTCTTCTTGTTAATATATTTTCCATTAGTACTTTACTGAAAGAACTAGTGATCGAACTTCACTGATGCGCATCAGGTTCTCAGCCAAAGCCAAAGGTTGCTGGTGTTGATTGGAATTTTAACAGTTGGGGAGGTACGCTTTATAGTTATGCAAAGCTGATGTCTATATTGAAGTTGTACAGTTTTCTATAGTCATACAACACAACACAATACAAAACACAAATGAAAACACAAATGAAAAATCTATGATTTTGCCACTAAACTATATAAGAGTATCAATGATATGGGCCATTAAAATTTGTGTGCTGAGTTCTATCTTTAAAACTATTGATGATATAAGAGTATTGATGATATAGTTTTACAGGAATTTACATATATAGAATGTGCTATCTAGCAACAGGAGTCTAGTGCTTTTCGTTGCCCATAGTTGATTAGGTTGGCAGCAATTTACCCCAAAGGCAGTTTCTTTCTTACTTTTGTGGCTTTctttcttactttttttttaccCTAATGAGATGGACTAGATATTGGATCCAACTATTACCTTGTTACTGTAGTTTTCTTTACCTTTTTCTATCATTCAAATGGTTCATTGCGTAAATGGCTTTGATTGCAGCTTGACTTAGAAGCAAGTAAAATATGTTCAAGAACACATTCCAATCTGGGTTTCTCTCCATTCCATGCAGCCTTTTGTATGTCTCGGCCTCTTTTGCTCTTGTGTTTTCAGTTTTCGTTTATCATACTTGTTGTAATCTTGATGCTTAACCTGTGCATTTTTCTGGATAATTAGGAGCAAACCTTTCCAGATATAGGATAAAGAAGGTGAGTCCGGACAAATCACCTTTCCAGATATAGGATAAAGAAGGTGAGTCCGGACAAATCACCTTTCCAGATATAGATATTTAAGCCCTGAGAACTAATTGGATTAAAACAATTAGCTGTCATGATTTCTCTCTGCTTTTGATCTTTCAATATGTTGCATAAAGTAATCAAATCACTTTGTGTAAATATGAATAGAACTTTGTGATTCATAGAAACATCTCCTTCACTTCAATCAGCACTTCTTTCTCCATTTCATTCATAATAGTCAACACCATAGCAACATGCGGGCAATCTTTCTAGTTTGGTTGATATGTGACTTGTTTATATGTACACACAGATGGGTTCACAGTTCAAGGGTAAGATACTAGAAGATAACATGGCTGGCATTCTAAAGCAATGGCACGGTGATGTGAGgaggaaaaggaagaaggaagaacaaGAATCACAATCTGCACACGTCTTCTTCCATGGAATGGAGCTCCATGAGGCACAACATATGTATATGCAGATTTCTTTACTTCTGGTATGAATCAAATTagttatatatatttgaagCCTACTTAGTGTAACAACAACTTTGAAGAATTGGTCAAAACAATAGAGTACGGCATTTTGGATCTTTATTCCCCTTTAATGAGATGGACTTTTGGTGTATTGTAGATTACTTgtattgtattttggatgatgttggctaggtttagagttggaactatggattgtattttggatgatgttgatgcaattaatgaaacatagccatcattttcaatgcagagtttagtccaattttatggttttgatgattgtaaatgactgatgttgaaatggttgaaaggc
Coding sequences within:
- the LOC133711953 gene encoding uncharacterized protein LOC133711953 isoform X1, giving the protein MTVSLSSLVDFNNVDLSLLGSSVSFLSETIYLMCKGCRGGSSHGLGRAQAPPGFLGSKKKLGIYVGFYFFGTTDCRTPALFLHFFSSSQSPSSSLQFFRFSAARGSALDQCSKLLGYSLQLLHRKRFEEGAEQFRIDVAHNPNDTEESNWCFLCEAQLYGIKEARERFLEISY
- the LOC133711953 gene encoding uncharacterized protein LOC133711953 isoform X2 codes for the protein MLLYVQISPRSRSYATGISNVAELNSWNMYSSLNKSHRALPWTSRNDMTLRSAMVVELPIFLNDKRLLSTQVKAPAQARQMVLSQSQRLLVLIGILTVGELDLEASKICSRTHSNLGFSPFHAAFYGFTVQG